A region from the Rosa rugosa chromosome 6, drRosRugo1.1, whole genome shotgun sequence genome encodes:
- the LOC133717204 gene encoding putative ripening-related protein 1, with protein MYSIYTCSPPMSGNTQAYLTLNSFEAGGDGGGPSECDGKYHNDNTPVVALSSGWYNGGSRCLNNIRINSNGHRVVSMVVDECDSTEGCDADHDYQPPCPNNNVDASKAVWKALGGSEDNWGGLDITWSDA; from the coding sequence ATGTATTCAATCTACACTTGCTCACCACCAATGTCCGGTAACACCCAGGCATACCTCACTCTCAACAGCTTTGAGGCAGGTGGTGACGGAGGAGGACCATCTGAATGTGACGGCAAGTATCATAATGACAACACTCCAGTTGTTGCATTATCCAGTGGATGGTACAATGGTGGATCAAGGTGCCTTAACAACATCAGAATTAACAGTAATGGGCATAGAGTGGTGTCCATGGTGGTGGATGAGTGCGACTCTACCGAGGGATGTGATGCTGACCATGATTATCAGCCTCCTTGTCCCAACAACAACGTTGATGCCTCCAAGGCTGTCTGGAAAGCCTTAGGTGGATCCGAGGACAACTGGGGTGGCTTGGATATCACATGGTCCGACGCTTAG